GCAGGTTCGAACCCCGCCGGTCGGCCCAGAAGCCCGAGCCCAGCATCCCGTAGATCATCGCAGCGAGGGTGGCGGTGCCGTCGACGATCGCGGCGTCGACGACCTGGCCCTTGCCCGACTTCTGGGCCTCCCACAGCGCGGCCAGCATGCCGAACGCCAGCAGCATGCCGCCGCCGCCGAAGTCGCCCAGCAGGTTCAGCGGCACCTGCGGCGGGCCGCCCTCGCGACCGATCGCGTGCAGCGCGCCAGTCAACGCGATGTAGGCGATGTCGTGGCCGGCGGTCGAGGCCATCGGCCCCTCCTGGCCCCAGCCCGTCATCCGGCCGTAGACCAGCTTCGGGTTGCGCTGCCAGCAGGCGTCCGGCCCGATGCCGAGCCGCTCGGCGACCCCGGGCCGGTAGCCCTCCATGAGGATGTCGGCCTGGGCGGCGAGCCGCAGGACGACCTCGGCACCGCCGGGGTTCTTCAGGTCGACCGCGACGGAGCGCCGGCCGCGGTTGGTGACCTCGAAGCGCGTGTCGACGACGCGACCGCTGCCGCTGGGCCGGTCGATGCGGATCACGTCCGCACCCAAGTCGGCGAGCAGCATCGCGCAGAACGGCCCGGGGCCGATGCCCGCGATCTCGACGACCTTGAGGTCGGAGAGAGGACCGCTGCCCATCACTGCAGCTTCGGCAGCAGGCCGGTCAGCTCGTCGCCGCTGGACAGCGGGACGATGTAGCCGTCGCGGTTCTCGATGTCGTCCCAGTGCTTGGCGATCTCCTCGGCGCTGGGCTTGTTGCCCTTGCCGGCGAACCAGCCGTCGGTCAGGCCGATGAAGACCCGGGAGTAGCGGCCGGCCGCCGCGCTGAACACCTCGTGGGTCACCTCGCACGCCTCGCTGGCGAGGTAGACGACCAGCGGCGTCACGAGCTCGGGGTCGAGCAGGTCGGCCGCCGGGCCGAGCAGCTCCTCGGTCATCCGGGTGCGGGCGACCGGCATCACGACGTTGCTCTTGATGCCGTACTTCGCGCCCTCGATCGCCAGGACGTTGGAGAAGCCGGTGAGCCCGGTCTTCGCCGCGCCGTAGTTGGTCTGGCCGAAGTTGCCGAACATGCCGGCGTTCGACGAGGTGAACACCAGCCGGCCGTAGCCCTGGTCCTTCATCACCCGGAAGGCCGGCTGGGTGACGTAGAACGCTCCCTTGAGGTGCACGTCGAGCACCGCGTCGAGGTCGGCCCACTCGAGGTTGGCGAAGCTCTTGTCGCGCAGGATGCCGGCGTTGTTGATGACGACGTCGATCTTGCCGAACTTGTCGATCGCGGTCTTGACGATCGCCGCGCCACCCTCGGGGGTGGCCACCGAGTCGTACGACGCGGCGGCGTCGCCGCCGGCGGCCTTGATCTCCTCGACGACCTCGTCGGCCGCCGACGAGCTGGCGCCGGTGCCGTCGCGGGCACCGCCGAGGTCGTTGACGACCACGGCCGCGCCGCGCTTGGCCAGCTCCAGCGCATAGGTCTTGCCCAGGCCGTGGCCGGCCCCGGTCACGATGACGACGCGGCCGTCGAAGGAGATGTCGGTCACGGGTTCCTCTCTCAGTGGTGCTCGGCGCCGCCCTCGGGCGTCGGGGCGACAGGTTCAGCGGGCGGGTTGCGGCTCGATCCTCGCAGCCTGCTCGAGCAGCAGGCGAGCCACCCGGTCACGGTGCTCGTGCGCATCGCCCAGGAGCAGCCGGTCGACCTTGGCGCGCCGCCAGTAGACGTGCGCGTCGTGCTCCCAGGTGAAGCCGATGCCGCCGTGGACCTGGATCAGCGTCTCGGCGACCCGCTCCACCGCGTCGGAGGCGTAGGCCGCCGCGGCGCTCGCGTGCAGGGACAGCGTCTCGGGGTCCTCGTCGGCGGTCCAGGCCGCGAGCCAGACCAGCGAACGCAGCTGCTCCTCGTAGACGTAGGCGTCGACCAGCATGTGCTTGACCGCCTGGAAGCTGCCGATCGGCCGGCCGAACGCGACCCGTTCCTTGGCGTAGGCGACCGCCTTTGCGACCGCGGCCGACGTCGTACCGAGGTCCTCCGCGGCCAGCACGATCGCCGCGATGTCGCGGGCGCGCCGCCAGACCGCGGCGACCTTCTCGTCCCCGAGCAGCACCGTCGCGTGCGCCCCGTCGAAACGCACCGGCGCGAGGCCGCGGGTCGGGTCGATGGGCTCGCGGGGCTCGATCGTGACACCCGACCCGACCTCGACCGCCACGAGCGCGCCACCGGCCAGTGTGACGACGGTCTGCGCCGCGACGGCGTCGAAGGCCGGGTGGGTCGAGCCGCTCAGCGAGCCGCCCGACAGCGAGAGCTCGGCCGGGTCGGCGACGCTGATCGCGCGGGCACCCTCGACGACCTCGGCGAGGAGCCGGGCAGCTTCGGCCGAACCGCCGGCCGCGGCGGCCTGCAGCAGCACAACGGCGCGTGCCGCCGTGCCGGTCAGCGGCACCGGGGCGATCACCCGGCCGGCCTGCTCGGCCACGACCGCGAGGTCGAGCACGGTGCCGCCGCTGCCGCCGTGCTCCTCCGCCGCGAGCAGGCCGAGGAAGCCCATCTCCGCCAGCTCCGGCCGCAGGTCGGGCAGCGTGGCGGCACCGTCGAGCAGCGAGCGCGCGATCTCGGTGCCGGGGTTCTTCTCGAAGTAGTCACGGGCGGTGCTCTGCAGAAGCCGCTGCTCCTCGGACAGCGCGAAGTCCATGGCTCAGGCCCCCTTGCGGCCGAGGATCTCGGCGGCCGGCTTGTCCTTGTCGAGGCGTGGCTCCGGCGGCAGGCCGAGCACCCGTTCGCCGAGGATGTTCTTGAGCACCTCGTTGGTGCCGCCGGCGATCGCGATGCCGGGCAGCGACGCCTGCACGTTCTGCCACCGCGCGTCACCCGCACCGCTTTGCTG
This portion of the Mycobacteriales bacterium genome encodes:
- a CDS encoding acyl-CoA dehydrogenase family protein codes for the protein MDFALSEEQRLLQSTARDYFEKNPGTEIARSLLDGAATLPDLRPELAEMGFLGLLAAEEHGGSGGTVLDLAVVAEQAGRVIAPVPLTGTAARAVVLLQAAAAGGSAEAARLLAEVVEGARAISVADPAELSLSGGSLSGSTHPAFDAVAAQTVVTLAGGALVAVEVGSGVTIEPREPIDPTRGLAPVRFDGAHATVLLGDEKVAAVWRRARDIAAIVLAAEDLGTTSAAVAKAVAYAKERVAFGRPIGSFQAVKHMLVDAYVYEEQLRSLVWLAAWTADEDPETLSLHASAAAAYASDAVERVAETLIQVHGGIGFTWEHDAHVYWRRAKVDRLLLGDAHEHRDRVARLLLEQAARIEPQPAR
- a CDS encoding SDR family oxidoreductase; amino-acid sequence: MTDISFDGRVVIVTGAGHGLGKTYALELAKRGAAVVVNDLGGARDGTGASSSAADEVVEEIKAAGGDAAASYDSVATPEGGAAIVKTAIDKFGKIDVVINNAGILRDKSFANLEWADLDAVLDVHLKGAFYVTQPAFRVMKDQGYGRLVFTSSNAGMFGNFGQTNYGAAKTGLTGFSNVLAIEGAKYGIKSNVVMPVARTRMTEELLGPAADLLDPELVTPLVVYLASEACEVTHEVFSAAAGRYSRVFIGLTDGWFAGKGNKPSAEEIAKHWDDIENRDGYIVPLSSGDELTGLLPKLQ
- a CDS encoding CaiB/BaiF CoA-transferase family protein encodes the protein MGSGPLSDLKVVEIAGIGPGPFCAMLLADLGADVIRIDRPSGSGRVVDTRFEVTNRGRRSVAVDLKNPGGAEVVLRLAAQADILMEGYRPGVAERLGIGPDACWQRNPKLVYGRMTGWGQEGPMASTAGHDIAYIALTGALHAIGREGGPPQVPLNLLGDFGGGGMLLAFGMLAALWEAQKSGKGQVVDAAIVDGTATLAAMIYGMLGSGFWADRRGSNLLDTGAPFYDVYETSDGKWMAVGALEPQFYAELLRLLELDQADLPGQHDRSRWGELRATFAGRFKERTRDDWAKVFEGTDACVAPVLSLGEAHEHHHIAARGTLIDRDGVVQPAPSPRFSRTPGAVQRKPPAPGENTREALTSWGVDDVDALIESGAVVQAQ